The proteins below come from a single Methanocella sp. genomic window:
- the serA gene encoding phosphoglycerate dehydrogenase has product MKVLITDPISDEGIKILKAEPGVQVDVETKLTKEQLIEKIKGYDALIIRSETQVTKDVIGAADSLKIIGRAGVGIDNVDVPAATAKGIIVANAPEGNTIAACEHTIAMMFALSRNIPQANASLKGGKWERSKFMGVEVLGKTLGVIGMGRIGGEVTRRARCMGMEVLAQDPFTTPERARDLGAKLTTREEIYQKADYITVHTPLIPETRHMVSTPQFDMMKKGVRIINCARGGIIDEAALLEAIKSGKVAGAALDVFEKEPPVGSPLLEQPNVIVTPHLGASTKEAQISVAVIIAEQVLNAFKGLPVTTALNIPIMKPETMEKIKPFLPLAENLGKFTAQMVDGHIKEIDVVYSGDIAGKDVSLVTLAVVKGLLDVKKGELVNYVNAKAIAKDNGINVVESKSGQAGDYTNLITVTVKSDGMQRKVQGTIFGNNDARIVGIDDYRIEAIPAGYMIVTMHKDRPGVIGNVGTILGKNDINIAGMTVGREAVRGEAIMILNVDDAVPQPVLKEMIEKAGLYDARYVKL; this is encoded by the coding sequence ATGAAGGTCCTTATAACCGATCCTATTTCCGACGAAGGCATCAAGATATTGAAGGCAGAGCCCGGCGTGCAGGTGGACGTCGAGACGAAGCTCACGAAGGAGCAGCTTATCGAGAAGATCAAGGGCTACGACGCTCTAATCATTCGAAGCGAGACGCAGGTCACGAAGGACGTCATCGGGGCCGCCGATTCATTAAAGATCATCGGCCGCGCCGGCGTGGGCATCGACAACGTCGACGTGCCGGCCGCCACCGCCAAGGGCATCATCGTGGCCAACGCCCCGGAGGGTAACACAATCGCGGCTTGCGAGCACACCATCGCCATGATGTTCGCCCTGTCCAGGAACATCCCGCAGGCGAACGCCTCGCTCAAGGGCGGCAAGTGGGAGCGCAGCAAGTTCATGGGCGTCGAGGTATTAGGAAAAACGCTGGGGGTCATAGGCATGGGCCGCATCGGCGGCGAAGTGACGAGGCGCGCCCGGTGCATGGGCATGGAAGTGCTCGCGCAGGACCCGTTCACCACGCCCGAGAGAGCCCGGGACCTCGGCGCGAAGCTGACGACCCGCGAAGAGATATACCAGAAGGCCGACTACATCACGGTCCACACGCCCCTCATACCCGAGACCCGGCACATGGTCTCCACGCCCCAGTTCGACATGATGAAGAAGGGCGTCCGGATCATCAACTGTGCCAGGGGAGGCATTATCGACGAGGCCGCCCTTTTAGAGGCGATCAAGTCTGGCAAGGTCGCCGGAGCGGCGCTGGACGTGTTCGAGAAGGAGCCGCCCGTGGGCAGCCCGCTGCTGGAGCAGCCCAATGTCATCGTGACGCCCCACCTGGGCGCGTCCACCAAGGAAGCCCAGATCAGCGTGGCGGTCATCATCGCCGAGCAGGTGCTCAACGCGTTCAAGGGACTGCCGGTCACCACGGCGCTCAACATACCGATCATGAAGCCGGAGACCATGGAGAAGATCAAGCCGTTCCTGCCGCTGGCGGAGAACCTCGGCAAGTTCACGGCCCAGATGGTGGACGGCCACATCAAGGAGATCGACGTCGTCTACAGCGGCGATATCGCCGGCAAGGACGTTTCACTTGTGACGCTAGCCGTGGTCAAGGGCCTGCTCGACGTGAAGAAGGGCGAGCTGGTCAACTATGTCAACGCCAAGGCCATTGCAAAGGACAATGGGATCAACGTCGTCGAGTCGAAGTCCGGCCAGGCGGGCGACTACACCAACCTCATTACGGTGACCGTAAAATCGGACGGCATGCAGCGCAAGGTGCAGGGCACCATCTTCGGCAACAATGACGCCCGCATCGTGGGCATCGACGACTACCGCATCGAGGCCATTCCCGCGGGCTACATGATCGTGACCATGCACAAGGACAGGCCGGGCGTCATCGGCAACGTCGGTACCATCCTTGGCAAGAACGACATCAACATCGCCGGCATGACCGTGGGCCGCGAGGCCGTCCGGGGCGAGGCCATCATGATCCTCAACGTGGACGATGCCGTGCCCCAGCCCGTACTGAAGGAAATGATCGAGAAGGCCGGGCTCTACGACGCCCGCTACGTGAAGCTGTAA